The Muntiacus reevesi chromosome 5, mMunRee1.1, whole genome shotgun sequence genome segment CCCAGGGAGCGCTGGCTTCCTTGAGGGTTGTCTCTCTCCCCCGGGAGGAAGAGCCTTTATTTTCTCCACTCCACGAGCCCAGAATCTCGGCGCGTGCCCAGCAGGCGCTCGTGTCAGCGGCCTGAGTCCGGCTGCCAAGTCAGGCGGGGGCGGGCCAAGGGTCCGGGCCTCACGAGGGTCTCCCTGGTCGGGGCAGAAGACTACGGACAGTGGCCCCCTGAAGCCCGACGGGTCAGCAGCACGGCCCTCCCCACCAAAAACCTACCGGCTCACTTCGGCCTGGCTGCCTCCATCTTGCGCCGCGCTCAGCCCTTTGGGAAACCGAGTCCCCCGCTGGCCGAGAGCCGCTTCTTCTACGCCTGAAGAACTACATCTCCCACAAGGCACCTGGCTTCCACTCCCGAGGCCTATCGGGAGTGATGTCTTTGCGCATGCGCTGCCTTCCCTACAGGAAACGGTGGCGATCCTTCGCGAAGAGACCGGAATTGACACAGGAAGAGACTCGGGGTGAGGAGGCAGGGCTACGACTCCCAGAATTCTCCAGGGCTAACGGCCAGAGCCTCGTTCCTGGTACTGTAGCCCACTTTGCCGGAAGTCGCGAGAACCGGAAGTGCGTCACCTTCCGGCGCGGATCCCAGGCACTTCCGGTTCCGTTCCGGAGCTGCCGGCCCAGCCCTTTCGGGTCCCCGGAGCGGGGCCGCGGGGCGTGTCCCGCCCACTGAACGGGTCAGGCAGGCCACCGCGCGGCAAGCCGCCTGAGGGATGTGCCCTGGCCTCGCCTGCCGATCGTCCGACTGGTCATTTCTGCCCCGAAAATTAAAGTCTCCCAGTCGTTTCCGactttgcgacccggtggactatacagtccatggaattttccagaccagaatactggggcgggtagcctttcccttctctaggggatcttcccaacccaggggtcgaacctagggctctcacattgcaggcggagtctttaccagctcagccaccagggaagcgcccaCTGAAGCTCAGCAGTGGACGGCCAGAGGGAGCCCCCTCGGGCAGAGCTGCACCCAGGAATCCAGGGTTCAGGCCGTGCTGCCGCCCAGCCAGGAACCCAGAGAGGAAACAGGGCCTATTAATGTGCAACCTTGGGACACGTcttatggcatctgatcccatcacttcatggcaaatagatggggaagcagtgacagactattttttgggctccaaaatcactgcagatggtgagggcagccatgaaattagaagacgcttgcttcttggaagaaaagttatgactaacctagacagcttattaaaaagcagagacattactttgccaacaaaggtccgtctagtcaaagctgtggttttttcagtagtcacgtatggatgtgagagttggactataaagaaagctgagcaccaaagaattgatgcttttgaactatggtgttggagaagactcttgagagtcccttggactgcaaggagattaaaccagtccaccctaaaggaaatcagtcctgaatgttcattggaagtactgatgctgaagttgaaactccagtactttcacatcacaccacctgatgtgaagaacagactcatttgaaaagaccctcatggtgggaaagactgagggcgggaggagaaggggacaacagaggatgagatggttggatgccatcatcgacaatggacatgggtttgagaagttggtgatggacagggaggcctggcgtgctgcagtccatgaggtcgcaaaaagtcagatgtgactaagtgactgagctgaactggggGCATGTCATCCCTAAAGGTGCCCACACACAGGGTCTCACCAGGAATGAGGGAGTCCAGGCCACCCCAGGCACTAGTTCACATCACAGCTTGAAGAGGGTCTTGCGGCACAGGGAGAAGTAAAAAGGAGCAGGTTCCCTGAGCCATCCGTCTCCCAACCCACCAGTCCCTATTTGGACTCTGGAGGAGCAGGCCTACGGAGGCCCTGTGACCCCCAATACAGGGCTGGGACCTAGTTTCCAATATCAGCCCCCAAGAAGGCCACCAGGACCCCTTGACATACATATCCCAGTCAGGGACTTGGAGCCTCAAGAGGTCAATTTAGTGCACAGGCGAGTCAGTACCTGCCTGCAGCTCTTGGTGACGTTACCCAGCATTCCTGGTGGGGGCAGCAGCCTCTGGCTGGGCCTCAGTCCCCGAGGCTGGGCCAGGTGGGCTCCCCCAGGGAGTGGCTGAGGGCTTCACCTCCAACCCCTGGAAGACAGGGCCAACCAGCCCCTTGACAGGAGGTTACAACCAGCTAGACAGGAAGAGACGAGACCTTTGGGAGGGAGCCGTGTGTTCATCTCCTACGGAGTTGACCTTCAGGAGGGGGGGGTGGTCTGCAGGGCCCTTGCAGCCTGAACCATGATTTTTGGGTTGTCCTGCCCCCCCTTGTAGGGCTCCCCCTCGCAGGGCCCCGCCTCGTAGGGCCCCCCGCCCGGGCAGTAGTGCCAAGGAACGGGACGGGAGTGAGGGCTGGGTGAAAGCTGCTGCTGGCGACTCAAGGCCCAAGGAAGGGGCCCTGCTGGCACCCGCCAACAGGGTCGGTGGCACACCCTGGGACCAGCGAGATCTGGAGAGCTGAACACCACccgtgccaggctcctcggccccTCAGGCCGCCCCCCGGGTCTCAGAGGCCACGGGCACACGGAGGGGCCAGACCGTGTTAGCATGCctggtttttccttctttattgaaTGACTTTTCAAGATGTAATTACAATTGAAGGTGACGCGTTAGAAAGGAGAGGTGTGCATTGAAGGCATAAGGCTGCTCGTAGACCCGGCTCTAGAGACAGGTGGCCGGAAAGGAACAAGGATTAAAAAAAGGCTGAGCGTGTGTGCCGCCCATGGGGACGGGCGCGTGGGTGCAGCTCGGCCGGACGGCCCTTGGTGGCCCCCAGGAGAGGCCTGGCTGAGCAAGCAGAGCCCCCAAGCAGCAGAGGGGGCCCCTGCCCTGCAGTCCCCACGGTCCACTCACACGCCACCTACAGGTGACATCAGCTCCAAAAGGACAATTAACAGGAAGCTTCAGGACAAGAACAAAACCTCAAAAGTAAAAAAGCTGATAAGTGTAGCAGTGATGCCAGGAGGTTATATACACAGGTGGCAACGGCCCCTCCTCAGAAGTGTCCAGGTCACTCCGGGGGGCACTGCTGGGGTCCCCGAGGCCCCTCCCCGAGGCCTCAGTGGCCGCGGGCTCAGTACACTGAGCTGTTCCGGATGCCGCAGCAGAGCACCATGCTCAGGATCATCTCGAAGATCTGCAGGGAGGGGCGGGCGGGCGGTCAGCTCCCAGAGGCCCCTGGGGAGGGTGTGGGCAGGTGATCCGCTCCCAGACcccgtggggaggggggtggagacCCCCGGGGGGTCAGCTCAGTCAGCTCTCGGAGACCCCCAGTGTGGGGAGGATCCCCAAGCAGAGCCGGTCCGCCCCACTCACCATGATCACAGCGACCACGATGGCCGCGATGCCGATGAGGTACAGCTTCCCCGAGAAGAGCTCGTCAATCTTCCCGTGGCAGTCCTCCTGCAGGGGCGGCCAGAGGGCTGTCAGAGGCGCACGTCCTCTGACCCCACGAGGCAGCAGCCCAGGGCCCCGTGGAGGGGCACAGCCGCACCCCCAGGGGCCCCCAGAAGAGGCGTGAACGGCACCTGGTCTCTGGCAGGTGTGAACAGGAAGCATGCCGAGGGCACCCTCCCAGGCTCAGAGACCACGAAGCACCGTCAGGCCAGGGCTGGCCCGCAGTCCCAACTCCAGCCACTGCACGGCCCGGCATGACTGTGCCCTGGCCGTGGCCCGTGGGAGCCCCGGGAGGCCCTGTCACCACCTAGGACCCACCAAGGGGCGGCAGCCAAACGGGAATCGCCACGCACCTTGAACAAATGAGTGATGACGTTGCCGCCGGAGGGACACAGGCTGTTCTTGAGCACAGAGGTGGTCAGTGTGGTCAGCGTGTTGGAGCCACAGCAGTTaagctgcagggagggagggcgCCCGCCGTCAGCCCTGGGCACGCGTCCCGTGGGCTGCAGAGGCCCCAGGAGCCGCCCTGGcccgggggctgggggctgggggcggtCCCCTCCTGGGGGAGAACCAAGCTGAGCGGCCCACTCCTCCCCACCCTTCCATTCAGCTGCACTGCACCCCGGCTGGCCTGGCCCACCTAGTTCCCGCCAGGGAACCCCAGAAGAGCCCAAGTGCCCGGGAGTGGGGCTGCCAGGCCCCGGTGCCCCTCCCGCTCCAGGCTGAGGTCACATCAAGAGGACAAAACCTGAAGCCCAGGCCTCTCCCTTGGTGCCCCTGGACGCCcaccgccgccccccccccccccaccgccaccagtgcccccagcccccggccccgccgcaCCGTCTCATGGAAGGTCTTCACCACGGCCTTGGCGTTGTTGGCTTCGTCGTCCACTATGGCCTGCTGCAAGGCCTGGTCGTAGAACTGCTTCACGTCCTTGGCGATCTGGGGAAGAGGTGCTCACAGCACAGGGGGACTGCCCCCCAGAGGCGTGCCTTCACCTGGCTCTCTCGgaagggagctgggggtggggggctctgccTTCCACTCGGCCGCcgcgccccctcctccaggaagcctctgtGGCTTCCTACCCAAAGAGCCCGCCCAGAGAAGCGCCCCCAGGCCgagcccctgccctccccaccggCACCCTGCCCCACCACCTGCAAATGACTCACCTGGTCCTTGTTGACAAAACCCCAGATGCCAGCGGCCACCTCACAGGCAAAGAGGATCACCAGGCAGGTGAAgaactggggaggggagaggaggtcaGAGCAGGCCAGAGGGGGCCCGGGGCTTCCACAGACGACGAGCACCCCAGGGACCCACAGGCGCATGTGGGGTGCTCGGCggctcccacccacccaccccagccctgacGGGGATGAACCGTGTGAAGCGGTGTCTGGGACTCGGGCCGGTATTGACCTGCCACCCTTCTCATCAGCCCTGAGGGCCTGGGCTCCAGAGGACAGCTCGGCTATGTGGAGGGAGAGCAAGGCTGGCTCTGGGCGGGTGGGAGGGGACAGGGAGCAAAGCCTGTGGGAAGGGGGCCACTGTGGTGCGCCCAGGAGCCCCCCACGGAGACACAGGCGCAGACTCCCCAGCCCACACCACCCAGACGCCAGGCCCTGGGCAGCACAGACAGGCCTCTGCTTCCTGTGGGTGGGTGACTTCCCAGGGACACCTGATGCAGGTCCTGCAGTGGGGACTCACTCTTTACCGTATCTGTTGCTCGttttaagaaagaagagagagagaagcaactTTGGGACTTACAACCAGGAACTAGACAAAAAACTAGACATAGCGGCCATCTGCCACAGTGGGGTCTGAGAACAAACGGGCAGCCGGCGAGCTGGCACTCACGGGAGGTTCGCAGGGCCAGGCTGGCACCGAGCTCCTGGTTCTGCCCCCTGGccggcccccaccccgccccatgcCCAGCCCAGGACCTTACCGTGCCCAGGAGGCACTGGGACTCCTGGATGGCCCCGTAGCAGCCCAGGAACCCAACGAACATCATCACGGCACCCACGGCAATAAGGATGTAGATGCCTGTCGCGGAGAGAGAGGGCACCCTCAGCGACCCACCGTCCCggagcccccagccccccagaaGCCCTCCTGCCTATGCTGGGCACGCACAACACTGCCCGGGGTCCAGAGGGCCCACCAGGCGCTGGCACCCACCCTGCCGGGAGGAGGTCTGACACCCAGGCCACCGGCTTGGAGAGGAGCCTCCAGGGCTTGGTTGGTGGGCCTTGGAGAGTCACCCGCATCTTGGGGCCAAGGGCCCAGCTACTGGCCTGGGGGGCGAAGCGGAACCCTGGGGTCTGCCGGCCCCCCTCACTTGGGGGCGACACATAGGGTCAGTCTGTCCTCCTGGCCTGCCCAGCACTCACTGATGGCCACACAGCCCTTCCCTGAGTCTGCAGCCCACCCACAAGGGGCCCTCACCCCCTCGAAACACTGACCACGTCTCTCCAAAGACTTCCCACAACCCTAGGCCTTCCAGCAGACctggcccccctccccccccctcccccacccccagctgccaTGGTTACGCAGCAGGCGGGGCTAGGACGCCGGGGCCCAGGGCCGCGGTGCCGAGGGCCTGTTGGCCCCGCCTGGCCAGTCTCTGGAGAAGTCTGGGCGTTGGGACCCACCGCCAGGCTCAGAAGACGCCTGGGGACCCCTCTGGGCCAGAACCTCTGCGTGACCCCAAGTGGGCCTGGCCAAGGGGAAGCCCCGGGGCTCCTCACTTGGACACTCCCATCCCCATGGCCACTCCTGAGGCTCAGCGGGACGGCACAGGCGCCAGGGAGGGGCACCCTGGCAGGTGCCGGCCCCCAGTCCCCCCAGTGCCAGGCTTCCCACTGCGGTGGGCTCTGGCTCTGACCAGTGAGGCCAGGGACCCTCCGGGGCCCTGCCGCATGGCCCGGGTGCTGCTGGAGCCCCGCTGACACCCCGGCTTCCCGGCAGTGGAGAAAGAGCCCGTGTCAGGGCCCGCGTTTGCCCCCACCTCCCTGGCAGGCCGGCTGCACCGGAGCCAGGCAGGGGGTTCCGGGAGGCGGGCCCCGGGTGGGCAGGGACGCTGCAGCCAGAGGGGGCTCTGAGAGGCCCCTCCCCTGGTGGCGTGGCAGGAGCCTGGGCCCAGGGGCTGCTTCCCAGCCCGCCAGGTGGTCCAGCACGCCTTCGCTCCTTCCCCGAGGGGGCCCTCAGGCCCAGCAACGGCGTGATGCGGCGGAACGGGCTGGAGGGGCACCGGGCCAGCCACGCCCCCCACAAGCCTCACCGCAGGACCCTTCCCACCGCGGCCTGggcctggcccccagcctccagtCTTCTGCCAAGGTGTCCCCAGACCCCCACACGCCTGCCCCGGGCTGTGTCCCCAAGGGGCTGCGTGGGGCCACCCCAGTCTGCAGCCCGCCGCCACCCTTGCCCCGTCCAGCCTGAGGCAGGCGGCCTCCAGCTCCTCTCCCGGCTGCCAGGCCACACGCTGGGCTGAGAGCAGGAGCCAGCCGAGCCACGAGGGGAGAGGGACCGCCTTTCCCAACGGT includes the following:
- the CD81 gene encoding CD81 antigen, producing MGVEGCTKCIKYLLFVFNFVFWLAGGVILGVALWLRHDPQTTNLLYLELGDRPAPNTFYVGIYILIAVGAVMMFVGFLGCYGAIQESQCLLGTFFTCLVILFACEVAAGIWGFVNKDQIAKDVKQFYDQALQQAIVDDEANNAKAVVKTFHETLNCCGSNTLTTLTTSVLKNSLCPSGGNVITHLFKEDCHGKIDELFSGKLYLIGIAAIVVAVIMIFEMILSMVLCCGIRNSSVY